A portion of the Pseudomonas sp. GR 6-02 genome contains these proteins:
- a CDS encoding helix-turn-helix domain-containing protein, with amino-acid sequence MPGVLSENLLGGRLCLQLLPRAPYSARDPAQSQTLGVTLERQQGVHAIDSDRRTDFDTWPGVLAYTPVGVEVFSESASGGEYLLMRLDEQFASEQLPSVAHRVQSCGNRRALTIAREIRRQLLATQPDPLALEQCAAALVGVAGSITDTTQRATPKAFARVMEQIAEQFQHPLTLEQLAVTYGHNELRFLRDFTQAIGLTPHAYLIEVRLQAARRLIERTALPLASIALDVGFAHQSHMGSAFRKYLAMTPSQYRSRF; translated from the coding sequence ATGCCCGGTGTGCTGAGCGAGAACCTGTTGGGCGGCAGACTCTGCCTGCAACTTTTGCCCCGTGCGCCGTACAGCGCGCGGGATCCGGCGCAGTCACAAACCCTCGGGGTGACGCTGGAACGTCAGCAGGGCGTGCATGCGATCGATTCTGACCGGCGGACGGATTTCGATACCTGGCCGGGCGTATTGGCGTACACGCCGGTCGGCGTGGAGGTGTTTTCCGAATCGGCCAGCGGTGGCGAGTATCTGCTGATGCGGCTGGACGAACAGTTCGCCAGCGAACAATTACCCAGTGTCGCCCACCGTGTGCAGTCTTGCGGCAATCGACGTGCGCTGACCATCGCACGTGAGATTCGTCGTCAGTTGCTCGCCACGCAGCCCGACCCGCTGGCGCTTGAGCAATGTGCCGCGGCGCTGGTTGGCGTCGCGGGTTCGATAACCGATACAACGCAGCGTGCCACGCCCAAGGCCTTTGCCCGAGTCATGGAACAGATCGCCGAGCAGTTCCAGCACCCCCTGACGCTGGAACAATTGGCTGTCACCTATGGGCACAACGAACTGCGCTTTCTGCGCGATTTCACCCAGGCTATTGGCCTGACGCCTCACGCCTACCTCATTGAAGTGCGGCTTCAGGCCGCACGTAGGCTGATCGAGCGCACGGCTCTGCCCTTGGCCAGCATCGCTCTGGATGTCGGCTTCGCCCATCAGTCCCACATGGGCAGTGCCTTTCGCAAATACCTGGCCATGACCCCCAGCCAGTACCGCTCGCGCTTTTAG
- a CDS encoding aspartate/glutamate racemase family protein, translated as MRTIGLIGGMSWESSAEYYRLINQQVRDRLGPLRSAKLLMYSVDFGPVEQAQHAGRWDDAAAILVDAAQRLEAGGADCVVLCTNTMHKVAGQIQSAIDIPFLHIADPAAQAALDAGALRVGLLGTAFTMEQDFLKARLTAKGLTVLVPEAEERQAVHRIIYDELCVGVISEASRQVYQRVIEALTERGAQAIILGCTEIGLLIKPEHSALPLFDTTELHAQAAVAFALGD; from the coding sequence ATGCGCACCATCGGCCTTATCGGCGGCATGAGCTGGGAGTCCAGCGCCGAGTATTACCGTCTTATCAACCAGCAGGTACGCGACCGCCTCGGGCCGTTGCGTTCGGCGAAATTGCTAATGTACAGCGTCGACTTCGGCCCTGTCGAACAGGCCCAGCATGCCGGGCGCTGGGACGATGCGGCGGCGATTCTGGTGGATGCCGCGCAACGCCTGGAGGCTGGCGGCGCCGACTGCGTGGTGCTGTGTACCAACACCATGCACAAGGTGGCCGGGCAGATTCAGTCTGCGATTGATATTCCGTTCCTGCACATTGCCGACCCGGCCGCTCAGGCGGCGCTGGACGCCGGTGCGCTGCGGGTGGGCCTGCTCGGTACTGCATTCACCATGGAGCAGGACTTTCTCAAGGCACGTCTGACGGCCAAGGGCCTGACGGTGCTGGTGCCGGAGGCTGAAGAGCGTCAGGCGGTGCATCGGATCATCTATGACGAGTTGTGCGTCGGGGTCATCAGCGAGGCGTCGCGCCAGGTCTATCAAAGGGTGATCGAAGCGCTGACCGAACGCGGCGCCCAGGCGATCATCCTCGGCTGCACCGAGATCGGCCTGCTAATCAAACCCGAGCACAGCGCCCTGCCCTTGTTCGACACCACCGAACTGCATGCGCAGGCGGCGGTGGCGTTTGCGTTGGGCGACTGA
- a CDS encoding GNAT family N-acetyltransferase, with protein MPADSVITLERFNESHIEGVTALYNDPAVARQVLQMPFQSTEVWRQRLMADNERAVKLVALHQGTVIGNIGLEQFSRVRRSHAGSFGMGVAVAWQGKGVGSKLLAAALDVADNWMNLQRVELSVYADNEAAIGLYRKFGFETEGLFRDYAVRDGRLVDTLSMARLRRTPKEG; from the coding sequence ATGCCCGCCGACTCCGTCATTACCCTCGAACGCTTCAACGAATCCCACATCGAGGGCGTCACCGCCCTCTACAACGACCCGGCTGTGGCCCGTCAGGTGCTGCAGATGCCGTTTCAGTCCACCGAGGTCTGGCGCCAACGCCTGATGGCCGACAACGAACGGGCGGTGAAACTGGTGGCGCTGCACCAGGGAACGGTCATCGGCAACATCGGTCTGGAACAGTTTTCGCGAGTTCGCCGCAGCCACGCCGGCAGCTTCGGCATGGGTGTCGCCGTGGCTTGGCAAGGCAAGGGTGTCGGTTCGAAGCTGCTGGCGGCGGCGCTCGATGTCGCCGACAACTGGATGAACCTGCAACGGGTCGAACTCTCGGTGTACGCCGACAACGAAGCGGCCATCGGCCTGTACCGAAAATTCGGCTTCGAGACCGAAGGCCTGTTCCGCGACTATGCCGTGCGTGACGGTCGCTTGGTCGATACCCTGAGCATGGCGCGCTTGCGTCGCACGCCCAAGGAAGGTTGA
- a CDS encoding LysR family transcriptional regulator translates to MSFMESAGRQGVAEYHSPVEHSNALHSRIAGIDPVLLQSFRVSARCGCFMQAARSLNIKSTQLRKQLAQLETQLQRSLFCHSGNGFALSRDGLQLQAQLMALARERDLPVIEQPLIRLAVAESILHDILGRDLVALLRRNASVRLDIISLDSELSLRAISADVVVWLAGTDSPSPGPSFAISEPQRLARLDYLPHIAKRYSRVAARPDSLGDLADFMLVQWQHDRQVGAFGPWNSLVEQRLAGVVQLHSYELMLEMIRCSACIGLLPHYMSRFDRGLLALPGLFNQPMQRQVWMAVNADSRNEAEVQGIVELIRNTFNERREWFEQLD, encoded by the coding sequence ATGTCATTCATGGAATCCGCCGGGCGTCAGGGCGTGGCCGAGTACCATTCGCCCGTAGAACACAGTAACGCCTTACACTCACGGATAGCCGGAATCGATCCGGTGTTGCTGCAGTCTTTCAGGGTCAGCGCCCGCTGTGGCTGTTTCATGCAGGCGGCCCGCAGTCTCAATATCAAGTCGACCCAGTTGCGTAAACAATTGGCGCAACTTGAAACACAACTGCAGCGCTCGTTGTTCTGCCATTCGGGCAATGGCTTTGCCCTCAGTCGTGACGGGTTGCAGCTTCAGGCGCAGTTGATGGCCTTGGCCCGTGAACGCGACTTGCCGGTGATTGAACAGCCCTTGATTCGCCTGGCCGTGGCCGAGTCGATCCTGCACGACATCCTCGGTCGCGACCTGGTCGCGCTGCTACGGCGCAACGCCAGTGTGCGCCTGGACATCATTTCCCTCGACAGCGAGTTGTCCCTGCGGGCGATCAGCGCCGATGTGGTGGTGTGGCTGGCGGGCACCGATTCGCCATCGCCCGGCCCCAGTTTCGCCATCAGCGAGCCCCAGCGTCTGGCACGGCTGGACTATCTGCCGCACATTGCCAAACGTTACTCGCGGGTCGCGGCCCGCCCGGACAGCCTGGGCGACCTGGCCGATTTCATGCTGGTGCAATGGCAACACGACCGCCAGGTCGGCGCCTTCGGGCCGTGGAACAGTCTGGTGGAGCAGCGTCTGGCGGGAGTGGTGCAGTTGCATTCCTATGAGCTGATGCTGGAGATGATCCGCTGCAGCGCCTGCATCGGTTTGCTGCCGCACTACATGAGCCGATTCGATCGAGGGCTGCTGGCGTTGCCCGGGCTGTTCAACCAACCGATGCAGCGCCAGGTGTGGATGGCGGTCAATGCCGATTCCCGAAATGAGGCCGAGGTGCAGGGCATCGTCGAGCTGATCCGCAACACCTTCAACGAGCGGCGGGAGTGGTTCGAGCAGCTTGACTGA
- a CDS encoding carboxymuconolactone decarboxylase family protein, producing MTVRLDYYSASPKAMKAMIAMEALTRDLSIEPALLNLIKIRASQLNGCAFCTDMHSVDARRIGETDRRLYAIVVWRDSGFFSPRERAALAWTEAVTLLAQSHVPDDVYALAREQFGEGELVDLTMAISAINSWNRLAVSFRQTPGG from the coding sequence ATGACCGTTCGCCTGGATTACTACAGCGCATCGCCCAAGGCGATGAAAGCCATGATCGCCATGGAGGCCTTGACCCGTGATCTGAGCATCGAACCGGCGTTGCTGAACCTGATCAAGATCCGCGCCTCGCAGCTCAATGGCTGCGCCTTCTGCACTGACATGCACTCGGTGGACGCACGTCGTATCGGCGAGACCGATCGGCGGCTGTATGCAATCGTGGTCTGGCGCGACAGCGGCTTTTTCAGCCCTCGGGAGCGGGCGGCCCTGGCCTGGACCGAAGCGGTGACCCTGCTCGCGCAAAGCCATGTGCCGGACGATGTTTATGCACTGGCCCGGGAGCAGTTCGGTGAAGGGGAATTGGTCGACCTGACGATGGCCATCAGCGCCATCAACAGCTGGAATCGCCTGGCGGTGAGTTTTCGGCAAACCCCCGGCGGTTGA